A DNA window from Bradyrhizobium barranii subsp. barranii contains the following coding sequences:
- the dnaN gene encoding DNA polymerase III subunit beta, whose amino-acid sequence MKVTVERAQLLKSLGHVHRVVERRNTIPILGNVLVRAENAKLSLKATDLDLEVTETLPAETATAGSTTVPAHMFYDIVRKLPDGSQIVLEADGDRAVLAIRAGRSRFTLQTLPENDFPDLAAGDMSHSFSLAAKDVKRLIDRTQFAISTEETRYYLNGIYLHAAGTATAATLRGVATDGHRLAQLDLVQPKGADGMPGVIVPRKTVGEVQRLIEDNEAEVTIELSQAKIRFTIGNVVLTSKLIDGTFPDYGRVIPQGNDKELVVDKKDFENAVDRVSTISSERGRAVKLSLSPGKLVLSVTNPDSGSATEELEVEYASDALDIGFNSRYLLDIAAQIEGDVATLKLADPGSPTLVQDKDDKSALYVLMPMRV is encoded by the coding sequence ATGAAGGTTACGGTCGAACGCGCGCAACTCCTGAAATCGCTGGGTCATGTCCACCGCGTGGTCGAGCGCCGCAACACCATTCCGATCCTCGGCAACGTGCTGGTCCGCGCCGAGAACGCGAAATTGTCGCTGAAGGCGACTGACCTCGACCTCGAGGTGACGGAGACGCTCCCGGCCGAAACCGCGACCGCGGGCTCCACCACGGTGCCGGCGCACATGTTCTACGACATCGTGCGCAAGCTGCCTGACGGCTCGCAGATCGTGCTGGAGGCCGACGGCGACCGCGCCGTGCTGGCGATCCGCGCCGGCCGCTCGCGCTTCACGCTGCAGACCCTGCCGGAGAATGATTTCCCGGATCTTGCCGCCGGCGACATGTCGCACTCGTTCTCGCTCGCCGCCAAGGACGTCAAGCGGCTGATCGACCGCACCCAGTTCGCGATCTCGACCGAAGAGACGCGCTATTATCTCAACGGCATCTATCTGCACGCCGCGGGCACGGCCACGGCCGCCACCCTGCGCGGCGTTGCCACCGACGGCCACCGGCTCGCCCAGCTCGACCTGGTCCAGCCCAAGGGCGCCGACGGCATGCCCGGCGTGATCGTGCCTCGGAAAACCGTCGGCGAGGTGCAGCGCCTGATCGAGGACAACGAGGCCGAAGTCACGATCGAGCTGTCGCAGGCAAAGATCCGCTTCACCATCGGCAATGTGGTGCTGACCTCGAAGCTGATCGACGGCACCTTCCCCGACTATGGCCGCGTGATCCCGCAGGGCAACGACAAGGAACTCGTCGTCGACAAGAAGGATTTCGAGAACGCGGTCGACCGCGTCTCCACCATCTCCAGCGAGCGCGGCCGCGCCGTGAAGCTCTCGCTGTCGCCGGGCAAGCTGGTGCTATCGGTCACCAACCCGGATTCCGGCAGCGCGACCGAAGAGCTCGAAGTCGAATACGCCTCCGACGCCCTCGATATCGGCTTCAACTCGCGCTACCTCCTCGACATCGCCGCCCAGATCGAAGGCGACGTCGCCACGCTGAAGCTCGCCGACCCCGGCTCGCCGACGCTGGTGCAGGACAAGGACGACAAGAGCGCGCTCTACGTGCTGATGCCGATGCGGGTGTGA
- the recF gene encoding DNA replication/repair protein RecF (All proteins in this family for which functions are known are DNA-binding proteins that assist the filamentation of RecA onto DNA for the initiation of recombination or recombinational repair.) — protein MTPSRIQRLTLTHFRNYRAAGLETAADMVALVGPNGAGKTNCIEAISFLSPGRGLRRATLEDVADNQGDGSWAVSAQVEGALGLATLGTGIDAPRPDSTISRRCRIDREPVNSATAFGDHIRMVWLTPAMDGLFMGAASERRRFFDRLVLAIDSEHSSRISALERSLRSRNRLLETRNYDDHWCDAIERETAELAVAVAATRGQTAARLTGMLNARAQESAFPSAQIALDGWMENALLTETATSVEDRYRQILRDNRPRDAIAGRTTDGPHLTDLQVIYAPKSMPARDASTGEQKALLIGLVLAHASLVAEMTGIVPLLLLDEVVAHLDPNRRAALFEELRKLGAQVWLTGADPAAFADIGVGGDVFDVESGRVSARR, from the coding sequence ATGACCCCCTCCCGCATTCAACGCCTGACGCTGACGCATTTTCGCAATTACCGGGCGGCGGGGCTCGAGACGGCGGCTGACATGGTGGCGCTGGTCGGGCCGAACGGGGCCGGCAAGACCAATTGCATCGAGGCGATCTCGTTCCTGTCGCCGGGCCGCGGCTTGCGGCGCGCCACGCTGGAAGATGTCGCCGACAACCAGGGCGACGGCTCCTGGGCGGTGTCGGCGCAGGTCGAGGGTGCGCTGGGGCTCGCTACGCTCGGCACCGGCATCGACGCGCCGCGCCCCGACAGCACGATCAGCCGGCGCTGCCGCATCGACCGCGAGCCGGTGAATTCGGCCACCGCCTTCGGCGACCATATCCGCATGGTGTGGCTGACGCCGGCGATGGACGGGCTGTTCATGGGCGCGGCCTCCGAGCGGCGGCGCTTCTTCGACCGCCTGGTGCTGGCGATCGACAGCGAGCATTCCAGCCGCATCTCGGCGCTCGAACGCTCGTTGCGTTCGCGCAACCGCCTGCTCGAGACGCGCAATTACGACGACCATTGGTGTGACGCGATCGAGCGCGAGACCGCAGAGCTTGCGGTCGCGGTCGCCGCAACGCGCGGCCAGACCGCAGCGCGCCTCACCGGCATGCTCAACGCCCGCGCGCAGGAATCCGCGTTTCCGTCCGCTCAAATCGCGCTGGACGGCTGGATGGAGAACGCGCTGCTCACGGAGACCGCGACGTCGGTCGAGGACCGCTACCGCCAGATCCTGCGCGACAACCGCCCGCGCGATGCCATCGCCGGCCGCACCACCGACGGCCCGCACCTCACCGATCTCCAGGTGATCTATGCGCCGAAGAGCATGCCGGCGCGCGATGCCTCGACCGGCGAGCAGAAGGCGCTGCTGATTGGCCTCGTGCTGGCGCATGCAAGCCTGGTCGCCGAGATGACCGGCATCGTGCCGCTGCTGCTGCTCGACGAGGTCGTCGCGCATCTCGATCCGAACCGGCGCGCGGCGCTGTTCGAGGAGCTGCGCAAGCTCGGCGCGCAGGTGTGGCTGACCGGCGCCGACCCCGCCGCCTTTGCCGACATTGGCGTAGGCGGCGATGTCTTTGACGTCGAGAGCGGACGTGTCTCCGCACGGCGCTAG